The Thermosulfurimonas sp. F29 genome includes a window with the following:
- a CDS encoding IMP cyclohydrolase: MSEDLKKMYRTIRGDHFPPEIRITFGDQTLVYRKRTWKIEVEPGVVEERGLRYGENPDQEAALYELVNGNLVLGECEFISPGRGLVSSLREEDMLQFGKHPSKTNLTDVDNALNVLRYLSRHPCCVIVKHNNPCGVAYGDSIAEAFVRAFRADRIAAFGGAIALNRPVDKACAEAISEQYFEVVAAPEYEEGAVEILKKRPNLRIIRIKRMDRLEEYWGLPVVEFKSLMDGGIIIQQSQINRVRGPEDLRPALATKPDGTEVRCKREPTKREIEDMIFGWAVEMGVTSNSVLFVKDRCTVAIGTGEQDRVGVTEIAIFKAYTKYADLLCYDRYGISYKQLELEIRRGERPESQKIEIDEETRAARAGLPGSVMVSDAFFPFRDAVDVAIREGISAIIQPGGSLRDWESIEACNEADPPVAMVFTGQRVFKH, encoded by the coding sequence GTGTCTGAAGATCTCAAGAAGATGTATCGCACCATCAGGGGAGATCATTTTCCTCCGGAGATCCGGATCACCTTTGGCGATCAGACGCTGGTCTATCGGAAGAGGACCTGGAAGATCGAGGTGGAACCGGGAGTGGTGGAGGAACGGGGTCTGCGCTACGGAGAAAACCCCGACCAGGAGGCCGCTCTCTACGAGCTGGTAAACGGAAACCTGGTGCTGGGGGAGTGCGAGTTCATCTCTCCGGGACGGGGGCTGGTCTCGAGCCTCCGCGAGGAGGACATGCTGCAGTTCGGGAAACACCCCAGCAAGACCAACCTTACCGATGTGGACAATGCCCTCAATGTGTTGCGTTATTTGAGCCGTCATCCCTGTTGCGTGATCGTGAAGCACAATAATCCCTGCGGGGTGGCTTACGGGGATAGCATTGCTGAGGCCTTTGTGCGGGCCTTTCGGGCGGATCGAATCGCGGCCTTCGGCGGGGCCATAGCCCTTAACCGTCCGGTGGACAAGGCCTGCGCCGAGGCCATAAGCGAGCAATACTTCGAGGTGGTGGCCGCTCCGGAGTACGAAGAGGGTGCGGTGGAGATCCTGAAAAAACGGCCCAACCTGCGCATCATCCGGATAAAGCGCATGGATCGTCTCGAGGAGTACTGGGGACTTCCGGTGGTGGAGTTCAAGAGTCTCATGGACGGGGGCATCATCATCCAGCAATCCCAGATCAACAGGGTCAGAGGACCGGAGGACCTCAGGCCCGCATTGGCCACGAAGCCCGACGGGACTGAGGTGCGCTGCAAACGCGAACCCACCAAACGCGAGATCGAGGACATGATCTTCGGCTGGGCGGTGGAAATGGGGGTAACCTCCAACTCCGTGCTCTTCGTGAAGGACCGGTGCACTGTGGCCATCGGAACCGGGGAACAGGATCGGGTGGGGGTTACCGAGATCGCTATTTTCAAGGCCTATACCAAGTACGCCGATCTATTGTGTTACGATCGCTACGGAATTTCCTACAAGCAACTGGAATTGGAGATCCGCAGAGGAGAGCGTCCGGAGAGCCAGAAGATAGAAATCGACGAGGAGACCAGGGCCGCTCGGGCGGGGCTTCCCGGCTCGGTGATGGTCTCCGACGCCTTTTTCCCCTTTCGGGACGCGGTGGATGTGGCCATAAGAGAGGGCATCTCGGCCATCATTCAGCCCGGGGGTTCGCTAAGGGACTGGGAGTCCATCGAGGCCTGTAATGAGGCCGATCCTCCGGTGGCCATGGTCTTTACCGGTCAGAGGGTGTTCAAGCACTAA
- a CDS encoding DEAD/DEAH box helicase has protein sequence MEGSAGGAVGLTVGLHGRPWHRFPLSRRLKENLGKTGLQRTTILQDLALTEVLKGRDLILKARRGSGKGLFVVVAALNRLSGGNGDREFFPRALILAPEAARVVFLREWARRLSEGLEIEITALSSEDRLTDEDLRALENIGDLLIITPDGLNRALKWHLLKLHGLKLLIVDELEKMVARSLTFTRQLLQKLPPPERRQTLVLMEDLTYPALEVAAEITREPEEIYVEEGRLDFSSVDLSVIHISKEEKFSLLLGLLRRRGWPRALIFVNEKSEAQKLTDDLKALGLKAVFLKPELPLPLRLNFLKLFARGEARIMVATDAGCRFIQDPELDLVINYDLPEIPSDFLQRAARVRKAPGEIVSLCDETGAFFLEGIEELIGKRMRVIFPEPEEEWLISPAEVREELGGSGRPPARAPRVRRGKFRPRSRR, from the coding sequence ATGGAGGGCAGTGCAGGCGGTGCAGTAGGGCTTACCGTAGGTCTACATGGACGCCCGTGGCATCGGTTTCCCCTGTCCAGGCGCCTCAAAGAGAATCTGGGAAAAACCGGGCTTCAACGCACTACCATCCTCCAGGACCTGGCCCTCACCGAGGTGCTGAAGGGGCGGGATCTCATTCTCAAGGCCCGTCGGGGAAGCGGTAAGGGGCTCTTCGTGGTGGTGGCTGCACTCAATCGTCTTTCCGGGGGAAACGGGGATCGGGAATTCTTTCCCCGGGCTCTTATCCTTGCCCCGGAGGCAGCCAGGGTTGTCTTCCTGAGGGAATGGGCCCGGCGACTTAGCGAGGGACTAGAGATTGAGATTACCGCACTTTCCTCGGAGGACCGTCTAACCGATGAGGACCTCCGCGCTCTGGAAAACATAGGAGACCTTCTCATCATCACCCCTGACGGACTCAACCGGGCCCTGAAGTGGCACCTCCTCAAGCTTCACGGATTAAAACTCCTCATTGTGGACGAGCTTGAGAAGATGGTGGCCCGAAGCCTTACTTTCACCAGGCAGCTTCTTCAAAAATTGCCTCCCCCGGAAAGGCGCCAGACTCTGGTTCTCATGGAGGATCTGACCTATCCGGCCCTGGAGGTGGCTGCGGAGATTACCCGGGAACCGGAGGAAATCTATGTGGAGGAAGGGCGGCTGGACTTTTCCTCGGTGGATCTTTCGGTGATTCATATCTCGAAGGAGGAGAAGTTTTCTCTTCTTCTGGGATTGCTAAGGCGAAGGGGCTGGCCTCGGGCCCTTATTTTTGTCAATGAAAAAAGCGAGGCGCAGAAGCTCACCGACGATCTCAAGGCTCTGGGCCTCAAGGCCGTCTTTCTCAAGCCTGAACTTCCGCTTCCACTGCGGCTAAACTTCCTGAAACTCTTTGCCCGTGGAGAGGCCCGCATCATGGTGGCCACCGATGCCGGGTGTCGTTTCATACAGGATCCGGAGCTCGACCTGGTCATAAACTACGACCTTCCGGAGATCCCCAGCGACTTTCTCCAGAGAGCGGCCCGCGTGCGTAAGGCCCCCGGGGAGATCGTCTCGCTCTGCGACGAAACCGGGGCCTTTTTCCTGGAAGGCATTGAGGAACTCATCGGAAAGCGCATGAGGGTAATCTTCCCCGAGCCTGAGGAGGAATGGCTGATCTCCCCGGCGGAGGTGCGGGAGGAACTGGGTGGCTCCGGTCGTCCCCCGGCGAGGGCTCCGCGGGTCAGACGGGGAAAATTTCGTCCCCGCAGCCGTCGTTAG
- a CDS encoding TlyA family RNA methyltransferase: MKKERLDRLLVQRGFCESREKARALIMSGAVWVDGRRVDKAGTRVPVEAGIEIRGRGLPYVSRGGLKLEGALRVFGLSVKGFVCADLGASTGGFTDCLLRHGAARVYAVDVGRGQLHERLRRDPRVISLEGVNARYLSPGDLPERMDLVTIDVSFISLRKVLPAAVRILKPGGFILALVKPQFEVGPREVGRGGVVRDHAKHRRVVEEIWRFGEDELGLKALGVAESPVPGPAGNREFFILFDNSPLQGSKGLVFCQEKSQEEVGGEDRV, translated from the coding sequence ATGAAGAAGGAAAGGCTGGATCGATTGCTGGTGCAGAGGGGGTTTTGCGAGAGCCGGGAGAAGGCCCGGGCCCTCATCATGTCCGGGGCCGTCTGGGTGGACGGACGGCGGGTGGACAAGGCCGGTACCAGGGTGCCGGTCGAGGCCGGGATCGAGATTCGGGGCCGGGGGTTGCCTTATGTCTCCCGCGGGGGGCTCAAGCTTGAGGGGGCCCTGCGGGTCTTCGGTCTTTCGGTGAAGGGTTTCGTCTGTGCGGACCTGGGGGCCTCCACCGGGGGATTTACGGACTGTCTGCTGCGGCACGGGGCGGCCAGGGTGTACGCCGTGGATGTGGGGCGGGGTCAGCTTCACGAGAGATTGCGCCGGGATCCGCGGGTGATCTCCCTCGAGGGGGTTAACGCCCGCTACCTCTCCCCGGGGGACCTCCCGGAGAGGATGGACCTCGTCACCATCGATGTCTCCTTCATTTCCCTGAGAAAGGTTCTTCCCGCCGCGGTACGGATTCTGAAACCCGGGGGGTTCATCCTGGCCCTCGTAAAACCTCAGTTCGAGGTGGGTCCGCGGGAGGTTGGGCGCGGAGGCGTGGTCAGGGATCACGCCAAACACCGTCGGGTCGTCGAGGAAATCTGGCGTTTCGGGGAGGACGAACTGGGGCTCAAGGCCCTGGGCGTGGCCGAAAGCCCGGTGCCGGGGCCGGCGGGAAACCGGGAATTTTTCATTTTGTTTGATAATTCTCCTTTACAAGGATCGAAGGGGTTGGTATTTTGCCAGGAGAAGTCCCAGGAGGAGGTCGGCGGTGAAGATCGTGTTTGA
- the nadD gene encoding nicotinate-nucleotide adenylyltransferase: MRVGLLGGTFDPIHLGHLRVAEEVREKLDLSEVWFIPAGVPPHKRSEPHLPFEERLRLVRLAVEEHPAFRVLDLEGRRSGPSYTVDTLEELRRRHPDHDYFFILGLDAFVEIETWHEFRRLPELATLVVVNRGDLDLESARNLSKRLFPGREVLFLQVRRLDISSTEIRRLRRSGRSIRYLVPEAVRRRIEERGHYL, from the coding sequence ATGCGCGTGGGACTTCTGGGCGGGACCTTTGATCCGATTCACCTGGGCCACCTGCGGGTGGCCGAGGAGGTGCGGGAGAAGCTCGACCTTTCCGAGGTCTGGTTCATCCCGGCCGGAGTCCCCCCTCACAAGCGATCGGAACCGCATCTTCCCTTCGAGGAACGCCTGAGGCTGGTTAGGCTTGCCGTGGAGGAACATCCGGCCTTCCGGGTCCTGGATCTAGAGGGACGGCGTTCCGGCCCCTCCTACACCGTGGACACCCTGGAAGAGTTGCGCCGCAGGCATCCCGACCACGACTACTTCTTCATCCTGGGACTCGACGCCTTTGTCGAGATCGAGACCTGGCACGAATTCCGGCGACTGCCGGAGCTGGCCACCTTGGTGGTGGTGAACCGGGGAGACCTCGACCTCGAATCAGCCCGGAACCTCAGTAAAAGACTCTTCCCGGGCCGGGAGGTCCTTTTTCTCCAGGTGCGGCGCCTGGACATATCCTCCACGGAGATCCGGCGTCTGCGGCGGTCCGGAAGGTCCATCCGGTATCTGGTTCCCGAGGCCGTACGACGACGGATCGAGGAACGCGGCCACTATCTTTAA
- the mutS gene encoding DNA mismatch repair protein MutS has product MRTRLTPMFRQYFEVKNRYPDCILFFRLGDFYEMFFEDAEEASRILDIALTSREAGGGQRAPMCGVPVANAAPYIRRLIEAGKKVAICEQVEDPREARGLVRREVVRVITPGLFVDPEGLSDKESHYLCALRPGKRWGLAVLELSAGQFRAAIFEDRRELVNEVFRLEPRELLLPENAPEDLRRELREGLPGLAFTPLPAAAFSEARARELLSEHFGVEDPAGLGFAEIPEALSAVGAVLEYLLENEREALGRISPPRPYFPGDYLVLDEATKRNLELTRNQFDGSVRHSLLWVLDRTRTAMGGRTLRHWLLYPLKDIAAIRSRQEAITTLLEDATLREGLAGALSRIPDLERLATRCALRLAGPRDLVALREALAALPEVRDLLAGKEGLISEIRERLSDFSHLEERLRRTLLDEVPATAREGGLVRPGVHPELDELRDLKENALRYLAEIEERERRRTGIPNLKVGYNRVFGYYLEVTKSHLSRVPKDYIRKQTLTNAERFITPELKEFEARVLSADERIRELEYEIFLGLREAVSGEAERLRQAARALGELDALVSLAEVAEENRYVRPEVVPEPGIEIVEGRHPVLERVLPAGSFVPNTVRLDPEEARLVLITGPNMAGKSTVLRQTALIVLMAHTGAFVPAESARIGLCDRIFSRIGASDELSRGRSTFMVEMAECANILHNATERSLVILDEIGRGTSTYDGLAIAWAVAEYLHEKGALTLFATHYHELTELARELPAARNYNVAVKTWEDRIIFLYRLQPGPASESYGVQVAALAGLPREVVERAREILSALERKAAAEPPPRPPAGRDHPRQLSLFDPYLPLREKLLAVDPEELTPRQALNLIFELRDLLVKSGL; this is encoded by the coding sequence ATGCGGACCAGACTCACCCCCATGTTCCGGCAGTACTTCGAGGTCAAGAACCGTTATCCGGATTGCATCCTCTTTTTCCGGCTGGGGGACTTTTACGAGATGTTCTTCGAGGACGCCGAGGAGGCCTCGCGGATCCTGGACATTGCGCTGACCTCCAGGGAGGCCGGAGGGGGGCAACGGGCGCCCATGTGCGGAGTCCCGGTGGCCAACGCCGCCCCTTACATCCGCAGGTTGATCGAAGCCGGAAAGAAGGTGGCCATCTGCGAGCAGGTGGAGGATCCCCGGGAGGCCCGGGGTCTGGTGCGCCGGGAGGTGGTGCGGGTAATCACCCCGGGCCTTTTCGTGGACCCGGAGGGGCTCTCCGACAAGGAAAGTCACTATCTATGCGCCCTGCGTCCGGGTAAACGCTGGGGGCTGGCCGTGCTGGAACTGTCCGCCGGCCAGTTCCGGGCCGCGATCTTCGAGGACCGCCGCGAACTCGTAAACGAGGTGTTCCGGCTCGAGCCCCGGGAACTGCTCCTTCCCGAAAACGCCCCCGAGGACCTGCGCCGGGAGCTTAGGGAGGGGCTCCCGGGCCTGGCCTTCACCCCGCTTCCGGCCGCGGCCTTTTCCGAGGCCAGGGCCCGGGAGCTTCTCTCCGAGCACTTCGGCGTGGAGGATCCGGCCGGCCTCGGCTTTGCGGAAATACCCGAAGCCCTTTCCGCCGTGGGGGCGGTTCTGGAATACCTCCTCGAAAACGAACGGGAGGCCCTGGGACGGATCTCTCCCCCCCGTCCCTACTTCCCCGGGGATTACCTCGTGCTGGACGAGGCCACCAAGAGGAACCTCGAACTCACGCGCAACCAGTTCGACGGTTCGGTGCGTCATTCTTTACTCTGGGTGCTCGACCGCACCCGCACCGCCATGGGAGGCCGCACCCTGCGCCACTGGCTCCTCTATCCCCTGAAGGATATTGCCGCCATCCGATCCCGTCAGGAGGCGATAACGACTCTTCTTGAGGACGCGACCCTGCGGGAGGGCCTGGCCGGCGCCCTTTCCCGCATCCCGGACCTAGAGAGGCTGGCCACCCGCTGCGCCCTGCGTCTGGCCGGCCCCCGGGATCTCGTCGCCCTCAGGGAGGCGCTGGCCGCTCTTCCCGAGGTCCGGGACCTCCTTGCCGGAAAAGAAGGGCTCATTTCCGAAATACGGGAACGGCTCTCCGACTTTTCTCACCTGGAGGAACGCCTCCGGAGGACCCTTCTCGACGAGGTACCGGCCACGGCCCGGGAGGGAGGGCTGGTGCGCCCCGGGGTGCATCCCGAGCTCGACGAACTGCGGGATCTCAAGGAGAACGCCCTGAGGTATCTCGCCGAAATCGAGGAACGGGAGCGCCGGCGCACCGGCATCCCCAACCTCAAGGTGGGCTACAACCGCGTCTTCGGTTACTACCTCGAGGTCACCAAGAGCCACCTTTCCCGCGTACCCAAGGACTACATTCGCAAGCAGACGCTCACCAACGCCGAGCGTTTCATCACCCCGGAGCTGAAGGAATTCGAGGCCAGAGTGCTTTCCGCGGACGAGAGGATCCGGGAGCTCGAGTACGAGATCTTTCTCGGGTTGAGGGAGGCCGTAAGCGGTGAGGCCGAGAGACTCCGGCAGGCGGCCCGGGCCCTGGGTGAGCTGGACGCCCTGGTTTCGCTGGCCGAGGTGGCCGAGGAGAACCGCTATGTCCGTCCCGAGGTGGTTCCCGAGCCCGGTATCGAGATCGTGGAGGGGCGACATCCGGTGCTGGAAAGGGTGCTTCCGGCGGGAAGTTTCGTGCCCAACACGGTGAGGCTCGATCCGGAGGAGGCCCGGCTCGTCCTCATCACCGGTCCCAACATGGCGGGAAAGTCCACCGTCCTGCGCCAGACCGCCCTCATCGTGCTTATGGCGCACACGGGGGCCTTCGTTCCCGCGGAATCCGCTCGCATCGGCCTCTGCGACCGCATATTCAGCCGGATCGGGGCCTCGGACGAGCTATCCCGGGGACGCTCCACCTTCATGGTGGAGATGGCCGAGTGCGCCAACATCCTCCACAACGCCACGGAGAGGAGCCTGGTCATCCTCGACGAGATCGGACGCGGCACCAGCACCTACGACGGGCTGGCCATCGCCTGGGCGGTGGCGGAATACCTCCACGAAAAGGGGGCCCTCACCCTCTTTGCCACCCACTATCACGAACTCACCGAACTGGCCCGGGAGCTCCCGGCAGCCAGGAACTACAATGTGGCGGTTAAGACCTGGGAGGACCGGATTATCTTTCTTTACCGGCTACAACCCGGACCGGCCAGCGAATCCTACGGAGTGCAGGTAGCGGCCCTGGCGGGGCTTCCCCGGGAGGTGGTGGAAAGGGCCCGGGAAATCCTTTCGGCCCTGGAAAGAAAGGCCGCGGCGGAACCTCCCCCTCGCCCCCCCGCCGGAAGGGATCATCCGCGCCAGCTTTCCCTTTTCGATCCCTATCTCCCCCTCAGGGAAAAACTCCTGGCGGTGGACCCCGAGGAACTCACCCCCAGGCAGGCCCTGAACCTGATTTTCGAACTGCGGGATCTTTTAGTAAAATCGGGGCTATGA
- a CDS encoding N-acetylmuramoyl-L-alanine amidase, translated as MRVLLSALRAFLFLWFMVLSLSAQALTPSEKAFLSARKALEEFSRSPKKQHYRRYWIRVINRFRRVYLRYPESPEAPKALIWAARLYRNLYGYSHLRRDLEEALRRYRMIWEHYPRSNLADDALFEAAEIYEKLLGDRVTAEYLRRLILKRYPSGDMAARIAPPKRSPPGKTPSKNTAPPDKASPPKETATVKRIRHWSGEDYSRVVVDLSSRVTFKDHALKAFAGRPPRVYVDLSPARLSPYLKPEIPIEDGLLTRVRVGQYRPGTVRVVLDLKSLTSYRVFYLGDPPRVVIDLLGESPPRSAPKKETEREIPLKPPSPNHYSLAQQLGLKIRRIVIDPGHGGHDPGALGLYGLKEKDITLRVSRYLAEELRRCLGCQVILTRDRDVFIPLLKRAAIANLKKADLFVSIHVNAAPNRRSRGIETYYLSFTTDPEAMRVAAMENAISRLSLSELQDLLKRILRNAKVEESRRLAEEIQRHLVKRLSRRYRGVRDLGVKKAPFVVLVGTRMPAVLVEISFITNPTEARRLRSEKYLREIARGIAEGIKAYVNEIQVARP; from the coding sequence ATGAGAGTCCTCCTTTCGGCCCTCCGGGCCTTTCTCTTCCTGTGGTTTATGGTCCTCTCCCTTTCCGCTCAGGCCCTGACCCCTTCGGAAAAGGCCTTTCTTTCGGCCAGGAAGGCCCTGGAGGAGTTCAGTCGCTCACCGAAGAAACAGCACTATCGCCGCTACTGGATCCGCGTGATCAATCGTTTCCGGCGGGTGTACCTGCGCTATCCCGAAAGCCCCGAGGCCCCAAAGGCCCTGATCTGGGCCGCCCGCCTCTATCGCAACCTTTACGGCTACTCCCACCTTCGCCGGGACCTCGAGGAGGCCCTGCGCCGTTACCGGATGATCTGGGAGCACTATCCCCGGAGCAATCTCGCCGACGACGCGCTCTTCGAGGCCGCCGAGATCTACGAGAAACTTCTCGGGGATCGGGTCACCGCCGAATACCTGCGGCGTCTCATCCTGAAGCGCTACCCCTCCGGCGACATGGCCGCTCGAATCGCTCCCCCGAAAAGGTCCCCTCCCGGAAAGACCCCCTCGAAAAACACCGCTCCCCCGGACAAGGCCTCCCCCCCGAAGGAAACCGCCACGGTGAAAAGGATCCGGCACTGGTCCGGCGAGGACTACAGCCGGGTGGTGGTGGACCTTTCCTCCCGGGTAACCTTTAAGGACCACGCCCTGAAGGCCTTCGCCGGAAGACCTCCCCGGGTCTATGTGGACCTCTCTCCGGCCCGGCTCTCTCCCTACCTCAAACCGGAAATCCCCATCGAGGACGGACTCCTCACCCGGGTCCGGGTGGGACAGTATCGCCCCGGCACCGTACGGGTGGTGCTGGACCTGAAGAGCCTCACCTCCTATCGGGTCTTTTACCTGGGAGATCCCCCCCGGGTGGTCATAGATCTCCTGGGGGAAAGCCCTCCACGCAGTGCCCCGAAAAAAGAAACCGAACGGGAGATCCCCCTTAAACCTCCGTCCCCGAACCATTATTCCCTGGCTCAACAGCTCGGACTCAAAATAAGACGCATCGTGATCGATCCCGGTCACGGGGGACACGACCCGGGGGCCCTCGGCCTTTACGGACTAAAGGAAAAGGACATTACCCTCAGGGTCTCGCGGTACCTGGCCGAGGAGTTACGGCGCTGTCTGGGCTGCCAGGTCATCCTGACCCGGGATCGCGATGTCTTCATTCCTCTTCTCAAACGCGCGGCCATCGCCAATCTCAAGAAGGCGGATCTTTTCGTCTCCATCCATGTAAACGCCGCCCCCAACCGGCGCTCCCGTGGCATCGAAACCTATTACCTCAGCTTCACCACCGACCCCGAGGCCATGCGGGTGGCGGCCATGGAAAACGCCATCTCTCGCCTCTCCCTGTCGGAGCTTCAGGATCTGCTGAAAAGGATCCTCCGGAACGCCAAAGTCGAGGAGTCCCGGCGCCTGGCCGAGGAGATCCAGAGACATCTGGTGAAGCGTCTTTCCCGGAGATACCGGGGGGTGCGCGATCTCGGAGTCAAGAAGGCCCCCTTCGTGGTCCTGGTGGGAACGCGCATGCCCGCGGTGCTGGTGGAGATCTCCTTCATCACCAATCCCACCGAGGCCCGACGATTGCGCTCGGAAAAATACCTCCGGGAAATCGCCCGGGGCATCGCCGAAGGAATAAAGGCCTATGTGAACGAGATCCAGGTGGCCCGGCCATGA
- a CDS encoding exo-beta-N-acetylmuramidase NamZ domain-containing protein, with product MRVRVGLEVLLSDPPRWLRGRRVGLLSHQAATTADLRPAHLVLREALGKNLVRLFAPQHGFYGTAQANMIPGEDHRDPLTGVPVVSLYGPRLKPSPEHLADLDLLLVDLVDVGCRVYTYLWTLFLTLEAAEKAGVEVVVLDRPNPLGGWLEGPVLSPDLFSFVGLCEMPLRHGLTPAEAALLFRKRRGLSLTLRVVRAEGWRRDQLFGETGLPWVPPSPNMPSFETALVYPGQVLLEGTNLSEGRGTTRPFELFGAPWLRPERVLSALEEKPPGVVLRPTAFRPAFDKWKDRTCFGFQLHVLDPRIFRPVRTTLLLLRAIARTHEEFAFRPSPYEFEEKKLPIEIIFGHRDIVYFIVGKREWGDLDFWEKGGLTYYANETASLALYEGGFFL from the coding sequence ATGAGGGTAAGGGTAGGGCTCGAGGTGCTTCTCAGCGATCCACCCCGCTGGCTTCGCGGGCGCCGGGTGGGGCTACTCTCCCACCAGGCCGCCACCACCGCGGATCTCCGCCCCGCCCACCTCGTGCTCCGGGAAGCCCTGGGGAAAAACCTGGTGCGTCTCTTCGCCCCCCAGCACGGGTTCTACGGAACCGCCCAGGCCAACATGATCCCCGGCGAGGACCACCGGGACCCCCTGACCGGAGTCCCGGTGGTGAGCCTCTACGGGCCGCGCCTCAAGCCCTCCCCGGAACACCTCGCGGACCTGGACCTCCTCCTGGTGGATCTCGTGGATGTGGGGTGCCGGGTTTATACCTACCTCTGGACCCTCTTCCTCACCCTTGAGGCCGCGGAGAAGGCCGGAGTGGAGGTGGTCGTCCTGGATCGTCCCAATCCCCTGGGAGGGTGGCTCGAGGGGCCCGTGCTCTCTCCGGACCTCTTTTCCTTCGTGGGCCTCTGCGAGATGCCCCTGCGCCACGGACTCACCCCGGCAGAAGCGGCCCTCCTCTTCAGGAAACGCCGGGGGCTCTCCCTTACCCTGAGGGTGGTAAGGGCCGAGGGCTGGAGACGAGATCAGCTCTTCGGGGAGACCGGCCTGCCGTGGGTGCCCCCCTCGCCGAACATGCCCTCCTTCGAAACGGCCCTGGTCTATCCGGGGCAGGTCCTCCTCGAGGGCACCAACCTTTCCGAGGGTCGGGGCACCACCCGCCCCTTCGAACTCTTCGGAGCCCCCTGGCTGCGACCCGAGCGGGTGCTTTCCGCCCTGGAAGAGAAACCACCCGGGGTTGTCCTGCGACCCACGGCCTTCCGCCCCGCCTTCGACAAGTGGAAGGACCGGACCTGCTTCGGTTTCCAGCTCCATGTGCTCGACCCCCGCATCTTCCGCCCCGTTCGCACCACCCTTCTCCTCCTCCGAGCCATAGCCCGCACCCACGAAGAATTCGCTTTTCGTCCTTCTCCGTACGAATTCGAAGAAAAGAAGTTGCCTATTGAGATAATCTTCGGTCATAGAGATATAGTGTATTTTATCGTCGGTAAAAGGGAATGGGGGGATCTTGATTTTTGGGAGAAAGGGGGCTTAACTTATTACGCAAACGAAACGGCCTCCCTGGCGCTTTACGAGGGAGGCTTTTTTTTGTAA
- a CDS encoding bifunctional oligoribonuclease/PAP phosphatase NrnA — protein sequence MGSNHSNGRRPRFRSNRERLKALLSLFSREDRVLILIWADPDALASALALRRLLAQRVSQVVIAHINEIRRINNQLMIKLLRIPLVKKSQVSLDDFTKKVLVDAQPTHNATFKEIRFDVVIDHHPETDGWEADFVDIRPEYGATSTILSEYLRSAGIRPSVALATALVYGIKTDTDNFEKHCSLQDVICFHHLFKHMNRHLLHKIESADIRRSELKYMKLALENMKFRKQRLFTHVGRVPNPDILVVIADFLNHVQEAGWVFVSGEYRQKLVIIIRCDGYRKDAGRLASRAFGHLGFAGGHREKARAEIPLSNLNGNRNQPIDTLFIIRLLKKYFRDLREARRVRHASL from the coding sequence ATGGGCTCAAATCATTCTAACGGAAGGCGTCCCCGCTTTCGCTCCAACAGAGAGCGGCTTAAGGCCCTTCTTTCCCTTTTCAGCAGGGAGGATCGGGTCCTCATTCTTATATGGGCCGATCCGGACGCTCTGGCCAGTGCCCTGGCCCTCAGGCGCCTCCTGGCCCAGCGGGTCTCCCAGGTGGTAATCGCGCACATAAACGAGATTCGCCGCATCAACAACCAGCTCATGATAAAGCTCCTGCGGATACCGCTGGTGAAAAAGAGCCAGGTCTCCCTCGACGACTTCACCAAGAAGGTTCTGGTGGACGCCCAGCCCACGCACAACGCCACCTTCAAGGAAATTCGTTTCGATGTGGTGATCGATCACCATCCCGAGACCGACGGCTGGGAGGCCGACTTCGTGGACATCCGTCCCGAATACGGAGCCACCTCCACCATCCTTTCGGAGTACCTGCGCAGCGCCGGAATCAGGCCCTCGGTGGCGCTGGCCACGGCCCTGGTCTACGGCATAAAGACCGACACCGACAACTTTGAGAAGCACTGCAGCCTGCAGGATGTAATCTGTTTTCACCACCTCTTCAAACACATGAACCGGCACCTTCTCCACAAGATCGAGTCCGCGGACATCCGCCGTTCGGAGCTCAAGTACATGAAGCTGGCCCTGGAGAACATGAAGTTCCGCAAGCAGCGGCTCTTCACCCATGTGGGGCGGGTGCCCAATCCCGACATCCTGGTGGTAATCGCGGACTTCCTGAACCATGTCCAGGAGGCGGGATGGGTCTTCGTATCCGGAGAATACCGTCAGAAACTGGTCATCATCATCCGGTGCGACGGGTACCGGAAGGACGCCGGAAGGCTGGCCTCCCGGGCCTTCGGACACCTGGGTTTTGCCGGGGGGCACCGGGAAAAGGCCCGGGCCGAAATCCCCCTCAGCAACCTGAACGGAAACCGCAATCAACCCATCGACACTCTTTTCATCATTCGTCTCCTCAAAAAATACTTCCGGGATCTCCGGGAGGCACGGAGGGTAAGGCATGCCTCTTTATGA